A genomic stretch from Caulobacter sp. FWC2 includes:
- the secY gene encoding preprotein translocase subunit SecY — MASAAEQLAANMNFASFQKATDLHKRIWFTIIALVVYRLGSYVPIPGIDVNAFSRLFNNNSEGILGMFNMFSGGAVSRMAIFSLNVMPYISASIIVQLMGTVYPPWEKLKKEGGEAGRKTLNQYTRYLAVVLAVFQSASIAIGLQAQPGVVAAGVGPLFFVVSTVVVLTGGTLFVMWLGEQITSRGVGNGVSLIIFAGIVAHLPMTLGQLLVQSQTSGNYTPLFLILIGAVAAILAIVFMERSQRRLLVHYPKRQQGNRMVGGESSFMPLKINTAGVIPPIFASSLLLLPTTALQFINAANLPSWAQWLPGVVGALQHGHPAFLVLYALLIIFFSFFYTSVVFNPEETAENLRKYGGFLPGIRPGKRTAEYLDYVLTRLTVIGAAYITAVCVAPELVMMAVKSNQFALGGTSILIVVTVTMDTVAQIQSHLLAHQYEGLIKKSKLRGGRNR; from the coding sequence ATGGCCTCGGCCGCCGAACAACTCGCAGCCAATATGAATTTCGCGTCGTTCCAAAAGGCGACCGATCTTCACAAGCGCATCTGGTTCACGATCATCGCCCTGGTGGTCTACCGCCTGGGTTCCTACGTCCCGATTCCGGGCATCGACGTGAACGCGTTCTCGCGCCTGTTCAACAACAACTCCGAGGGCATCCTCGGCATGTTCAACATGTTCTCGGGCGGCGCCGTCTCGCGGATGGCGATCTTCTCGCTGAACGTGATGCCCTACATCAGCGCCTCGATCATCGTGCAGCTGATGGGAACGGTGTATCCGCCGTGGGAGAAGCTGAAGAAGGAAGGCGGGGAGGCGGGCCGCAAGACCCTCAACCAATATACCCGTTACCTGGCCGTGGTGCTGGCCGTGTTCCAGTCGGCCTCGATCGCCATTGGCCTGCAAGCGCAGCCCGGCGTGGTCGCTGCGGGCGTGGGGCCGCTCTTCTTCGTCGTTTCGACTGTCGTGGTCCTGACCGGCGGCACCCTGTTTGTGATGTGGCTGGGCGAGCAGATCACCAGCCGCGGCGTCGGCAACGGTGTCTCGCTGATCATCTTCGCCGGCATCGTGGCCCACCTGCCGATGACCCTTGGTCAGTTGCTGGTCCAGTCGCAGACCTCGGGCAACTACACCCCGCTGTTCCTGATCCTGATCGGCGCCGTGGCCGCCATCCTGGCGATCGTATTTATGGAGCGCTCGCAGCGCCGCCTGCTGGTCCACTACCCCAAGCGCCAGCAGGGCAACCGCATGGTGGGCGGCGAGAGCTCGTTCATGCCGCTTAAGATCAACACCGCGGGCGTGATCCCGCCGATCTTCGCCTCCAGCCTGTTGCTGCTGCCGACGACGGCCCTGCAATTCATCAACGCGGCCAACCTGCCGTCCTGGGCCCAGTGGCTGCCGGGCGTGGTCGGCGCGCTGCAGCACGGCCACCCGGCGTTCCTGGTGCTCTACGCGCTGCTGATCATCTTCTTCTCGTTCTTCTACACCTCGGTCGTGTTCAATCCCGAGGAGACGGCCGAGAACCTGCGCAAGTACGGCGGCTTCCTGCCGGGCATCCGTCCGGGCAAGCGCACCGCTGAGTACCTAGACTACGTGCTGACCCGCCTGACCGTGATCGGCGCGGCCTACATCACCGCCGTCTGCGTGGCGCCGGAGCTGGTCATGATGGCCGTCAAGTCGAACCAGTTCGCCCTGGGCGGCACCTCGATCCTGATCGTCGTGACGGTGACCATGGACACCGTGGCGCAGATCCAGTCGCACCTGCTGGCTCACCAGTACGAGGGCCTCATCAAGAAGTCGAAGCTGCGCGGCGGTCGTAACCGCTAA
- a CDS encoding PaaI family thioesterase — translation MVATSNHTSVEKLNAANDGKLPGWLGLEVTNVQDGLVEGRLPVRTELIAHTGYLLAGALLSVADILCAYGVSTVWPEGASGFTTAEVKCNFVGTAREGAVLCRAKLLHGGRTTQVWDAEMTNEATGKLMAAFRCTQIILYPVAGRGA, via the coding sequence ATGGTCGCGACCAGCAATCACACCAGCGTCGAAAAGCTCAACGCGGCCAATGACGGCAAGCTGCCGGGATGGCTTGGCCTAGAGGTCACCAATGTGCAGGACGGCCTTGTCGAAGGGCGGCTGCCCGTGCGGACCGAGCTGATCGCGCATACGGGATACCTTTTGGCCGGAGCGCTGCTGTCGGTCGCGGATATCCTCTGCGCCTACGGTGTTTCGACGGTTTGGCCGGAAGGCGCGAGCGGCTTCACAACCGCGGAAGTGAAGTGCAACTTTGTCGGCACGGCCCGTGAAGGCGCTGTCCTCTGTCGGGCCAAGCTGCTGCATGGCGGACGAACAACCCAGGTCTGGGACGCCGAAATGACCAACGAAGCCACCGGTAAGCTGATGGCCGCGTTCCGCTGCACTCAGATCATCCTCTATCCGGTCGCGGGCCGAGGCGCCTAG
- the rpsH gene encoding 30S ribosomal protein S8, which yields MSMNDPLSDLIARIKNAATRKRNKVSTPASKLRARVLDVLADEGYIRGYSLIEKPGAFPEFEIELKYFDGEPVIAEISRVSKPGRRVYSSIKDLKPIKNGLGISILSTPKGVMSDTAARDANVGGEVLCRVY from the coding sequence ATGTCGATGAACGATCCCCTGAGCGACCTGATCGCTCGCATCAAGAACGCCGCCACGCGCAAGCGCAACAAGGTCTCGACGCCGGCTTCCAAGCTGCGCGCTCGCGTCCTCGACGTGCTGGCCGATGAAGGCTACATCCGTGGCTACTCGCTGATAGAGAAGCCCGGCGCGTTCCCCGAATTCGAGATCGAGCTCAAGTACTTTGACGGTGAGCCCGTGATCGCCGAAATCAGCCGCGTGTCCAAGCCTGGTCGCCGCGTCTACTCGTCGATCAAGGACCTGAAGCCGATCAAGAACGGCCTGGGCATCTCGATCCTTTCGACGCCGAAGGGCGTCATGTCGGACACCGCTGCACGCGACGCTAACGTCGGCGGCGAAGTCCTCTGCCGCGTCTACTAG
- the rplX gene encoding 50S ribosomal protein L24 produces the protein MAAKIKKGDRVVVLAGKDKGKQGAVTQVLPKDNRVVVEGVNMVSRHTKATQADPQGGIKQKEAALHVSNVAIVDSNGKPTRVGFKIEGDKKVRVAKTTGEVING, from the coding sequence ATGGCCGCTAAGATCAAGAAGGGCGACCGCGTCGTCGTTCTGGCTGGCAAGGACAAGGGCAAGCAAGGCGCTGTGACCCAAGTCCTGCCGAAGGACAACCGCGTTGTCGTGGAAGGCGTGAACATGGTTTCGCGTCACACCAAGGCGACCCAAGCCGATCCGCAAGGCGGCATCAAGCAAAAGGAAGCCGCGCTGCACGTCTCGAACGTCGCCATCGTGGACTCCAACGGCAAGCCCACCCGCGTCGGCTTCAAGATCGAAGGCGACAAGAAGGTGCGCGTCGCCAAGACGACGGGCGAGGTGATCAATGGTTGA
- the rpsN gene encoding 30S ribosomal protein S14: MAKKSAVNRNEAVKALVKKFADKRAALKATANDESLPLEERFEARLKLAKLPRSSSAIRIRNRCEVTGRPRAYYRKLKMSRIALRELGSQGQIPGLVKSSW, from the coding sequence ATGGCAAAGAAAAGCGCCGTCAACCGCAATGAAGCGGTCAAGGCCCTCGTCAAGAAGTTCGCCGACAAGCGCGCCGCCCTCAAGGCGACCGCCAACGACGAAAGCCTGCCGCTCGAGGAACGCTTCGAGGCTCGCCTCAAGCTCGCCAAGCTGCCCCGCAGCAGCTCGGCGATCCGCATCCGCAACCGCTGCGAAGTCACGGGCCGTCCGCGCGCCTACTACCGCAAGCTGAAGATGAGCCGTATCGCGCTCCGCGAACTGGGTTCGCAGGGTCAGATCCCCGGCCTCGTCAAGTCGAGCTGGTAA
- the rpsK gene encoding 30S ribosomal protein S11, translating into MAKEPGRVKKRERKNITSGVAHVNASFNNTMITITDAQGNTISWSSAGMMGFKGSRKSTPYAAQMAAEDAGKKAAEHGVKTLEVNVSGPGSGRESALRALQAAGMTITTIRDVTPIPHNGCRPPKRRRV; encoded by the coding sequence ATGGCCAAGGAACCGGGTCGCGTTAAAAAGCGCGAACGCAAGAACATCACCTCGGGCGTGGCGCACGTGAACGCCTCGTTCAACAACACCATGATCACCATCACCGACGCCCAGGGCAACACGATCTCGTGGTCCTCGGCCGGCATGATGGGCTTCAAGGGCTCGCGCAAGTCGACCCCGTACGCCGCTCAGATGGCTGCGGAAGACGCGGGCAAGAAGGCCGCTGAACACGGCGTCAAGACGCTGGAAGTCAACGTGTCGGGTCCTGGTTCGGGCCGTGAATCGGCTCTGCGCGCGCTGCAAGCCGCGGGCATGACCATCACGACCATCCGCGACGTCACGCCGATCCCGCACAACGGCTGCCGTCCGCCCAAGCGTCGTCGCGTCTAG
- the rpmD gene encoding 50S ribosomal protein L30, with protein sequence MAEAKQVTVRQTGSPIRREKDQRATLAGLGLNKLGRTSTLEDTPSVRGMIRKVAHLLEIVE encoded by the coding sequence ATGGCTGAAGCTAAGCAAGTCACGGTCCGCCAAACGGGCAGCCCGATCCGTCGTGAAAAGGACCAGCGCGCCACGCTCGCTGGTCTGGGTCTCAACAAGCTGGGCCGTACGTCCACGCTGGAAGACACCCCGTCGGTCCGCGGCATGATCCGCAAGGTCGCGCACCTGCTGGAAATCGTCGAGTAG
- the rplR gene encoding 50S ribosomal protein L18, translated as MALSPRESAAKRAQRVRTRLKSLANGRPRLSVFRSSKNIYAQVIDDERGVTLASASTLEAEGKGADKDAAAAVGKLVAERAIEKGVKDVVFDRGGYIFHGRVKALADAAREAGLNF; from the coding sequence ATGGCGCTCTCTCCTCGTGAATCGGCGGCCAAGCGCGCTCAGCGCGTTCGCACCCGCCTCAAGAGCCTCGCCAACGGTCGTCCGCGTCTGTCGGTCTTCCGTTCGTCGAAGAACATCTACGCCCAGGTCATCGATGATGAACGCGGCGTGACCCTGGCGTCGGCTTCCACCCTGGAAGCTGAAGGCAAGGGCGCGGACAAGGATGCCGCTGCCGCTGTCGGCAAGCTCGTCGCCGAGCGGGCCATCGAAAAGGGCGTCAAGGACGTCGTCTTCGATCGTGGTGGTTACATCTTCCACGGCCGGGTGAAAGCCCTGGCCGACGCCGCGCGCGAAGCCGGCCTGAACTTCTAA
- the rplN gene encoding 50S ribosomal protein L14, which translates to MIQMQTNLEVADNSGARRVMCIKVLGGAGRRYASVGDVIVVSVKEAIPRGRVKKGDVLRAVVVRVNQNLKRKDGSVIRFDKNAAVIVNKSSEPVGTRIFGPVPRELRAKNHMKIISLAPEVL; encoded by the coding sequence ATGATCCAGATGCAAACTAACCTGGAAGTCGCTGACAATTCTGGCGCTCGCCGGGTCATGTGCATCAAGGTGTTGGGCGGCGCAGGCCGTCGCTACGCCAGCGTGGGCGACGTCATCGTCGTCTCCGTGAAGGAAGCCATCCCGCGTGGCCGCGTGAAGAAGGGTGACGTGCTTCGCGCCGTCGTCGTTCGGGTGAATCAAAATCTGAAGCGCAAGGATGGCTCTGTCATCCGCTTCGATAAGAACGCCGCGGTCATCGTGAACAAGTCGAGCGAGCCGGTCGGCACGCGGATCTTCGGCCCGGTTCCTCGTGAACTGCGCGCCAAGAACCACATGAAGATCATCTCCCTCGCTCCGGAGGTGCTGTAA
- the rplO gene encoding 50S ribosomal protein L15: protein MTKLNELAPQEGSTKNRMRVGRGPGSGKGKTAGRGVKGQKARSGVAIAGFEGGQMPLHMRMPKRGFNNPFRLEFAEVNLWRLEQAVAAGKFKAGAELAPADLVAAGVIRRELDGVKLLGKGEIKTALKLTVYSATEAAIKAVEAAGGSVTVTKKAKAEAEA from the coding sequence ATGACCAAGCTGAATGAACTGGCCCCGCAGGAAGGCTCGACCAAGAACCGCATGCGCGTCGGCCGTGGCCCGGGCTCGGGCAAGGGCAAGACCGCCGGTCGCGGTGTGAAGGGCCAGAAGGCGCGCTCGGGCGTCGCCATCGCCGGCTTCGAAGGCGGCCAGATGCCGCTGCACATGCGTATGCCTAAGCGCGGCTTCAACAACCCCTTCCGCCTCGAGTTCGCCGAAGTGAACCTGTGGCGCCTGGAACAAGCCGTCGCCGCTGGCAAGTTCAAGGCTGGCGCCGAACTGGCTCCCGCTGACCTCGTCGCCGCCGGCGTCATCCGTCGTGAACTCGACGGCGTGAAGCTGCTGGGCAAGGGCGAGATCAAGACCGCCCTGAAGCTGACCGTCTACTCGGCCACGGAAGCCGCCATCAAGGCCGTCGAGGCCGCTGGTGGTTCGGTCACCGTGACCAAGAAGGCCAAGGCGGAAGCCGAAGCCTAA
- a CDS encoding adenylate kinase, giving the protein MNLILFGPPAAGKGTQAKRLVTERGMVQLSTGDMLRAAIASGSELGLKVKGVLDRGELVTDEIVIALIEDRLPEAEAAGGAIFDGFPRTVAQAEALDKMLAARGQKIDSVLRLKVDEPALIERIKKRFEEQGRPDDNPEVFVTRLAQYNAQTAPLLPYYEGQGKLTELDGMGSVEAVASSIDHALSVVA; this is encoded by the coding sequence ATGAACTTGATCCTGTTCGGTCCGCCGGCGGCGGGGAAGGGCACTCAGGCCAAGCGCCTGGTCACTGAGCGTGGCATGGTCCAGCTCTCGACCGGCGACATGCTGCGGGCCGCGATCGCCTCGGGTTCGGAGCTCGGCCTGAAGGTCAAGGGCGTGCTGGACCGCGGCGAGTTGGTCACCGACGAGATTGTCATCGCGTTGATCGAGGACCGTCTGCCCGAGGCCGAGGCGGCCGGCGGCGCGATCTTTGATGGTTTCCCGCGCACAGTCGCTCAGGCCGAAGCTCTGGACAAGATGTTGGCGGCTCGGGGACAGAAGATCGACTCTGTTCTCCGACTCAAGGTAGACGAGCCAGCCCTGATCGAGCGGATCAAGAAGCGATTCGAAGAACAGGGGCGGCCGGACGACAATCCCGAAGTCTTCGTGACTCGTTTGGCTCAGTACAATGCCCAGACCGCGCCGCTGCTGCCTTACTATGAAGGGCAGGGGAAGCTCACGGAACTGGACGGAATGGGTTCGGTCGAAGCCGTCGCCAGTTCCATCGACCATGCTCTGAGCGTGGTCGCTTAA
- the rpmC gene encoding 50S ribosomal protein L29, whose translation MKIADIRGLTPDQLADTLISLKKEQFNLRFQAATGQVEKTHRVNEIRKDIARIKTVLRAKAAA comes from the coding sequence ATGAAGATCGCTGACATCCGGGGCCTGACCCCCGACCAGCTGGCCGACACCCTGATCAGCCTGAAGAAAGAGCAGTTCAACCTGCGCTTCCAGGCCGCGACGGGCCAGGTCGAGAAGACCCACCGCGTCAACGAGATCCGCAAGGATATCGCGCGGATCAAGACCGTGCTGCGCGCCAAGGCCGCGGCTTAA
- the rplQ gene encoding 50S ribosomal protein L17, with protein MRHGNAHRKLGRTSAHRTAMFANMSASLIKHEQIVTTLPKAKELRPIVEKLVTLAKRGDLHARRQAISSVRDVEQVGKLFAVLGPRYKDRQGGYIRVLKAGFRYGDNAAMAVIEFVDRDISEKGKDSGPVYVNDAED; from the coding sequence ATGCGTCACGGTAACGCCCACCGCAAACTCGGCCGCACCTCGGCTCACCGCACCGCCATGTTCGCCAACATGTCGGCCAGCTTGATCAAGCACGAGCAGATCGTCACCACCCTGCCCAAGGCCAAGGAACTGCGCCCGATCGTCGAAAAGCTGGTCACCCTGGCCAAGCGCGGCGACCTGCACGCTCGTCGTCAGGCCATCAGCTCGGTTCGCGACGTCGAACAAGTCGGAAAGCTCTTCGCGGTCCTCGGCCCGCGCTACAAGGACCGTCAGGGCGGCTACATCCGCGTCCTGAAGGCCGGCTTCCGCTACGGCGACAACGCCGCCATGGCCGTCATCGAGTTCGTCGACCGCGACATCTCGGAAAAGGGCAAGGACTCGGGTCCGGTCTACGTCAACGACGCCGAAGACTAA
- the rplP gene encoding 50S ribosomal protein L16 has protein sequence MLSPKKTKFRKQFKGRIHGTSKGGTMLNFGSYGLKAVEPERITARQIEAARRAITRQMKRQGRVWIRIFPDVPVTGKPAEVRMGKGKGAVDYWAARVAPGRIMFEIDGVPDDIAREALRLGAAKLPIRTRVVTRIDAGVAQEA, from the coding sequence ATGCTGTCTCCGAAAAAGACCAAATTCCGCAAGCAGTTCAAGGGCCGCATCCACGGCACTTCGAAGGGCGGCACCATGCTGAACTTCGGTTCGTACGGCCTGAAGGCCGTCGAGCCGGAGCGCATCACGGCCCGTCAAATCGAAGCCGCCCGTCGCGCCATCACCCGCCAGATGAAGCGTCAAGGCCGCGTCTGGATCCGTATCTTCCCCGACGTGCCGGTCACCGGCAAGCCGGCCGAAGTCCGGATGGGTAAGGGTAAGGGCGCCGTGGATTACTGGGCCGCTCGCGTGGCTCCGGGCCGCATCATGTTCGAAATCGACGGCGTGCCGGACGATATCGCGCGTGAAGCTCTCCGCCTGGGCGCCGCCAAGCTGCCGATCCGCACTCGTGTTGTCACCCGCATTGATGCGGGCGTGGCCCAGGAGGCTTGA
- the rplF gene encoding 50S ribosomal protein L6 encodes MSRIGKKAVAIPSGVTLTLDGQTVTVKGPKGQLSWTIADEVEVKQEGAELLLTPRVDTKRAKGMWGLSRTLVANMVQGVTAGFEESLELVGVGYRAAMKGTALSLQLGFSHDVDVEAPAGVTFAVPKQTEIKIAGIDKQAVGEIAAKIRRIRPPEPYKGKGVRYAGEKVRRKEGKKK; translated from the coding sequence ATGTCACGTATCGGTAAGAAAGCCGTCGCAATCCCCTCGGGCGTCACACTGACGCTCGACGGTCAGACGGTCACGGTAAAGGGCCCCAAGGGTCAGCTGTCGTGGACGATCGCCGACGAAGTCGAAGTCAAGCAAGAGGGCGCTGAGCTCCTTCTGACTCCGCGCGTCGACACGAAGCGCGCCAAGGGCATGTGGGGTCTGTCCCGCACGCTGGTGGCCAACATGGTGCAGGGTGTCACCGCCGGGTTCGAGGAAAGCCTCGAACTGGTCGGCGTTGGTTACCGCGCGGCCATGAAGGGCACCGCCCTGAGCCTCCAGCTCGGTTTCAGCCACGACGTGGACGTTGAGGCTCCGGCCGGCGTCACCTTCGCTGTGCCGAAGCAGACCGAAATCAAGATCGCCGGCATCGATAAGCAGGCGGTCGGCGAGATTGCCGCGAAGATCCGCCGCATTCGTCCGCCTGAGCCGTACAAGGGCAAGGGCGTTCGTTATGCTGGCGAGAAGGTTCGCCGCAAGGAAGGCAAGAAGAAGTAA
- the rpsQ gene encoding 30S ribosomal protein S17 yields MPKRILEGVVVSDKGDKTVVVKVERTIVHPVLKKIVRQSKKYHAHDESNAYKAGEAIRIVECAPKSKLKTWEVLPKASA; encoded by the coding sequence ATGCCCAAGCGTATCCTCGAAGGGGTGGTCGTCTCCGATAAGGGCGACAAGACCGTGGTGGTGAAGGTCGAACGGACCATCGTTCACCCGGTTCTTAAGAAGATCGTGCGTCAGTCCAAAAAGTACCACGCGCACGACGAATCCAACGCGTACAAGGCCGGCGAAGCTATTCGCATTGTCGAGTGCGCTCCGAAGTCCAAGCTGAAGACCTGGGAAGTGCTTCCCAAGGCTTCGGCTTAA
- a CDS encoding DNA-directed RNA polymerase subunit alpha, with product MIERNWNELIRPEKPQIETGADATRKARIVAEPLERGFGVTLGNALRRVLLSSLQGAAVTAIQIDGVVHEFSSLEGVREDVVDIVLNIKQLAVRMHAEGPKRMTLRATGPGPVTAGQIETPADIEILNPDHVLCTLDDGASVRMEFTVNNGKGYVPADRNRPEDAPIGLIAVDALYSPVKRVAYRVEPTRQGQSLDYDKLVLEVETNGAVTPVDAVAYAARILQDQLQIFITFEEPKAKSADESKPELPFNPALLKKVDELELSVRSANCLKNDNIVYIGDLIQKTEAEMLRTPNFGRKSLNEIKEVLAGMGLHLGMDVPNWPPENIEDLAKKFEDQI from the coding sequence GTGATCGAAAGAAACTGGAACGAGCTGATCCGTCCTGAGAAGCCGCAGATCGAAACCGGAGCCGATGCGACCCGCAAGGCCCGTATCGTCGCCGAGCCCCTCGAGCGCGGTTTCGGTGTGACGCTCGGCAACGCCCTGCGTCGCGTTCTGCTCTCGTCGCTGCAAGGCGCCGCCGTCACCGCCATCCAGATCGATGGCGTGGTGCACGAATTCTCCTCGCTCGAAGGCGTCCGTGAGGACGTCGTCGATATCGTTCTGAACATCAAGCAACTGGCCGTTCGGATGCATGCCGAAGGCCCGAAGCGCATGACCCTGCGCGCCACGGGCCCCGGCCCTGTGACCGCCGGTCAGATCGAAACCCCGGCCGACATCGAAATCCTGAATCCCGACCACGTGCTCTGCACGCTGGACGACGGCGCTTCGGTGCGCATGGAGTTCACGGTCAACAACGGCAAGGGCTACGTGCCGGCCGACCGCAACCGTCCGGAAGACGCGCCCATCGGCCTCATCGCCGTCGACGCGCTCTATTCGCCGGTCAAGCGCGTCGCCTACCGCGTCGAGCCGACGCGTCAAGGCCAGTCGCTGGACTATGACAAGCTGGTCCTGGAAGTGGAAACCAACGGCGCCGTCACTCCGGTGGACGCCGTGGCCTACGCCGCCCGGATCCTGCAAGACCAACTGCAGATCTTCATCACCTTCGAGGAACCGAAGGCCAAGTCGGCCGACGAGTCCAAGCCGGAACTGCCGTTCAACCCGGCCCTGCTGAAGAAGGTCGACGAGCTGGAACTGTCGGTCCGTTCGGCCAACTGCCTGAAGAACGACAACATCGTCTACATCGGCGACCTGATCCAGAAGACCGAAGCCGAGATGCTCCGCACCCCGAACTTCGGCCGCAAGTCGCTGAATGAGATCAAGGAAGTTCTCGCCGGCATGGGCCTGCACCTCGGCATGGACGTGCCGAACTGGCCGCCGGAGAACATCGAAGACCTGGCCAAGAAGTTCGAAGACCAAATCTAA
- the rpsM gene encoding 30S ribosomal protein S13 — protein MARIAGVNIPTNKRVLIALQYIHGIGQRSAREIITKVGIEEARRVNQLTDAEVLQIRETIDRDYTVEGDLRRENSMNIKRLMDLACYRGLRHRKGLPVRGQRTHTNARTRKGPAKPIAGKKK, from the coding sequence GTGGCCCGTATTGCAGGCGTCAACATACCGACGAACAAGCGCGTTTTGATCGCGCTTCAGTACATTCACGGCATCGGCCAACGGTCCGCGCGTGAAATCATCACGAAGGTGGGCATCGAGGAAGCTCGTCGCGTCAATCAATTGACCGACGCTGAAGTCCTGCAGATCCGCGAAACGATCGACCGCGACTATACCGTCGAGGGTGATCTGCGCCGCGAGAACTCGATGAACATCAAGCGCTTGATGGACCTGGCCTGCTATCGCGGCCTGCGTCACCGTAAGGGCCTGCCGGTCCGCGGTCAGCGCACCCACACGAACGCTCGCACCCGCAAGGGTCCGGCCAAGCCGATCGCCGGCAAGAAGAAATAA
- the rpsE gene encoding 30S ribosomal protein S5, protein MARGEQQRGEGGQRRDRRDRNAPEERVDSDIVEKLVHINRVAATVKGGRRFSFAALMVVGDQKGRVGFGHGKAREVPEAIRKATEEAKKTMIRVPLRESRTLHHDGAGRWGAGKVMMRAAPPGTGVIAGGPMRAVLETLGVQDVVAKSTGSSNPYNMVRATFEALKVQSSPRQIAAKRGKKVGDILGRRADGASSPEAIEG, encoded by the coding sequence ATGGCTCGTGGTGAACAACAGCGCGGTGAAGGCGGTCAACGCCGTGACCGTCGCGACCGCAACGCCCCCGAAGAGCGGGTCGACAGCGACATCGTCGAAAAGCTCGTCCACATCAACCGCGTCGCCGCCACCGTAAAAGGTGGCCGTCGCTTCAGCTTCGCTGCTCTGATGGTCGTTGGTGACCAAAAGGGCCGCGTCGGCTTCGGTCATGGCAAGGCGCGTGAAGTGCCGGAAGCCATCCGCAAGGCGACCGAAGAAGCCAAGAAGACGATGATCCGCGTCCCGCTGCGCGAATCCCGCACCCTGCACCACGACGGCGCTGGCCGTTGGGGCGCTGGCAAGGTGATGATGCGCGCGGCGCCTCCCGGCACCGGCGTCATCGCCGGCGGTCCGATGCGCGCGGTTCTCGAAACCCTGGGTGTCCAGGACGTCGTGGCCAAGTCGACGGGTTCCTCGAACCCGTACAACATGGTTCGCGCCACGTTCGAGGCCCTGAAGGTCCAGTCGTCGCCCCGCCAGATCGCCGCCAAGCGCGGCAAGAAGGTTGGCGACATCCTCGGCCGTCGCGCCGACGGCGCTTCGTCGCCGGAAGCCATCGAGGGCTAA
- the rplE gene encoding 50S ribosomal protein L5 codes for MVDQAYEPRLKSEYRERIRAAMKEQFGYTNEMQIPKLDKIVLNMGIGEAVADSKKAQVALKDLQAIAGQKPVATKARKSIAGFKLREGMVVGGKVTLRKDRMYEFLDRLVTIALPRVKDFRGLNGKSFDGRGNYAMGLKEHLVFPEINYDQIEQIWGMDIIVCTTAKTDQEAKALLKEFQFPFTN; via the coding sequence ATGGTTGATCAAGCTTACGAGCCCCGGCTGAAGTCCGAATATCGCGAGCGCATCCGCGCCGCGATGAAGGAGCAGTTCGGTTACACCAACGAGATGCAGATCCCCAAGCTGGACAAGATCGTCCTGAACATGGGTATCGGTGAGGCCGTGGCCGACTCCAAGAAGGCTCAGGTCGCTCTGAAGGACCTGCAGGCGATCGCCGGCCAAAAGCCCGTCGCCACCAAGGCCCGCAAGTCCATCGCCGGCTTCAAGCTGCGCGAAGGCATGGTGGTCGGTGGTAAGGTCACCCTGCGCAAGGACCGGATGTACGAGTTCCTTGACCGCCTGGTCACGATCGCGCTGCCGCGCGTGAAGGACTTCCGTGGTCTGAACGGCAAGAGCTTCGACGGCCGTGGCAACTACGCCATGGGCCTGAAGGAGCACCTGGTGTTCCCGGAAATCAACTATGACCAGATCGAACAGATCTGGGGCATGGACATCATCGTCTGCACCACTGCGAAGACCGACCAGGAAGCCAAGGCTCTCCTGAAGGAATTCCAGTTCCCGTTCACGAATTAA